CGTCCCTCTCGGGAGCTCCACATCGAGATGATCGGCGCCGGCGACCTCACGAAGCCCGGCGAACAACCGTACCCGGACCCTCAAGGCACCTCCGCGACCTCGCTCGGCCCCTCGACCCAGACCTCGCCGTCCTCGAATACTTCCTTCTTCCAGATCGGAACGATGCGCTTGAGCCGATCGATGGCGTACTGGCAAGCGGCGAAGGCATCATCGCGATGGGGGGACGAAACCACGATGACGACGCTCGTCTCGCCCACGTTCAACCGGCCCACGCGGTGCTGGATGCGGACGCTCTGGAGCCCCCAGGTGGCGCGGATTTCGTCACCGATGCGCTCCATCATCTTTACCGCCATCTCGGGGTACGCCTCGTACTCGAGAAACAGCACCTTCTTCCCCTGATTCGTGCCGCGCACGATACCGGAGAAGGCGACGATGGCGCCGTCGGACTGGCTCGCCACCTGACGGGCCAGAGTTTTCACATCGAGAATGTCGTGGACGACCTCGAACACGGCTTTCATCTTAGCCTAGCCCCGGAGAAGCGGACAACCATCATGGTTATTCTCTCAGAGAACATCCGACGAAATGATCCACCGGGCCGTGGCCTTGGCCGATTTCGACCCCGCTCGCGAGAGCGGCCGTGAGATAGCCCTTCGCCACCTCGACGGCGGACTCGAGATCGCGGCCGCGAGCCAGCTGGGCGGCGATCGCCGCCGAGAACGTGCACCCCGTCCCGTGGGTATTGCGGGACGTCACGCGCCGAGCGCGGTAGGAGCGGAAACGTCCCTCGTGGTACAGCCAATCGACCGCCTCATCGCCCCGTCCGTGCCCCCCCTTGACCAGGGCGGCCCGCGAGCCCATCTCGACGAGGCGCTCGGCCGCGCGCTTTTTGGAGTCTTCGTCCTCGCAGGCAAAGCCCACCATCGCCTCTGCCTCGGGAACGTTCGGGGTCACGACCAGGGCGCGGGGCAAGAGCCTCTCGGTGAGGGCCTCGACCGCGGCGTCCTGGAGCAGCCGATCGCCGCTCTTCGCCACCATCACCGGGTCGACGACGACCTTCTCGAGCCCGTGCTCCTCGAGCCGGGCGGCGACGGTCTCGATGATGGGACGGGAGGAGAGCATGCCCGTCTTGACCGCGTCGACGCCGATGTCGGTCACGACGGCATCG
This genomic interval from Vicinamibacteria bacterium contains the following:
- a CDS encoding molybdenum cofactor biosynthesis protein MoaE, which encodes MKAVFEVVHDILDVKTLARQVASQSDGAIVAFSGIVRGTNQGKKVLFLEYEAYPEMAVKMMERIGDEIRATWGLQSVRIQHRVGRLNVGETSVVIVVSSPHRDDAFAACQYAIDRLKRIVPIWKKEVFEDGEVWVEGPSEVAEVP
- the thiD gene encoding bifunctional hydroxymethylpyrimidine kinase/phosphomethylpyrimidine kinase translates to MTIAGSDSGGGAGIQADLKTFAAHGVFGTSVITAVTAQNTLGVTGVEEVSAELVGLQIDAVVTDIGVDAVKTGMLSSRPIIETVAARLEEHGLEKVVVDPVMVAKSGDRLLQDAAVEALTERLLPRALVVTPNVPEAEAMVGFACEDEDSKKRAAERLVEMGSRAALVKGGHGRGDEAVDWLYHEGRFRSYRARRVTSRNTHGTGCTFSAAIAAQLARGRDLESAVEVAKGYLTAALASGVEIGQGHGPVDHFVGCSLRE